One Terriglobales bacterium genomic window, GTTCTCCCGTCCCGAACTTCTCCAGCAGGCGCTGACCCACAGTTCGCACGCCCGCGAAGCCGAATCCCGGAACGGCGGCGGTTCCCCTGCCGTACCTGATAATGAGCAGTTGGAGTTTCTCGGCGACGCGGTGCTCGGCTTCGTGACCAGCCAGGAGTTGTTCCAGCGCTTTCCGCAGTTCAGCGAAGGCGAGCTGTCCAAGTTGCGTGCCTACCTGGTGAGTGAGAAGCACCTCGCCCGCCCCGCCAAGCAACTGCAGATCGGCCGTTACCTGCGATTGGGCCGCGGCGAGGAAAAAAGCGGCGGGCGCAGCAAGACCACTCTGATCGTGGACGCTTTGGAAGCGATCGTGGCGGCCATGTACCTGGATGCCGGCCTCGATAAAGCACGGGCGCTGATTCTGAACAAGATTCTGGACCCGGAACTGGAGCGCATGAGCAAGGGCAGCGGCCAAATTGTGCCGCTTACTGATTTCAAGTCGGCCCTGCAGGAAGCGGCGCATTCCATGGGCTGGACGCAGCCGGCTTACGTTTTGGTCAAAGAATGCGGGCCGGAACATCAAAAGACTTTTACCGTGGAAGCTCGCGTGCGCGCCCAGGGTGAGCAAAATCGTCACCCGGAATACAACGCTCGGGGCGAGGGTCCAACCAAGAAACAGGCTGAGCAAGGCGCGGCCAAGAAAGCACTGGAGTATTTACGCAACCTGGAGACTTCCAACCCGAAGCCCGTCCGGAACCGTCCCCCGGACCAGTAGCGCCGGAGGCACACGATGCCGGCAGCCCCGAATCGTCCGGGGCCACGCCTGCTGGTACGGTTCGCGCTGATGCGAGCAGCGCCACTTCCGAGCGCCGCCGCGTCGCGTCTTCCGCTGCTTGGCTCACCTCCGCCCAATCACTGGCGGGCACAGTGGTGATTGCCGTCTTCGTCATCACCTTCGTCGTGCAGGCGTTCCAGATTCCCTCCGAGTCCATGGAAAACACGCTCCTCATCGGAGACTACCTGCTCGTCGACAAGGTGCACTACGCCGAAAGCGGGATTTGGCACAAGCTGCTTCCCTACTCCGACATCCGCCGTGGCGAGATCATCGTTTTCCGCTATCCCGTGCGCCCGGGCCAGCATTTTGTGAAACGCGTCATCGCCCTGCCAGGAGATCGTGTGCGCCTGGTTAACAAACAGGTGTGGGTGAATGGCCAGCCGATCGCGGAGAAGTACGTAGTCTTCCGGTCCCCCATTCGCGACTACTATCGCGACGATTTTCCGGACCTGAACTACCTCTCCGCCAACGTCGAGGCACGTTGGTGGCTTCAGTTGCGCAACCTGGTACACGGCGGCGAACTGGTGGTTCCCGCCGGCCAGTATTTCGTCCTTGGCGACAACCGCGATGAGAGTCTCGACAGCCGCTACTGGGGCTTCGTACCGCGGCAGAACATCATCGGCAGACCGCTTGTGATTTACTGGTCGTTCCGTGCTCCGGAGCCCTATTCAGGGCCACGCGAAGAGGATGGTAAACTTTCTCGGTTGGCCTATATGATCACTCATCTTATGCAGGAGACACGCTGGGATCGCGCTTTCCGCGTCGTCCGCTGATTGCAAGGTGCCCTGCATCTGCCTTTTTGCGGATGCGGGTAATGGACAAACTTGGCAAAGAACCCAAGAACATCGAACCCGCGTTCCTCCGTCGCCGTGGAGGCGCCGCCGGTCGAGGAGAAGAAGGGCGAAACCAAGGCAGAGTTCATCCAGTCCATGGCGCTCGTCCTTGCCGTGGGTCTGTTTATCATCACCTTCTGCCTGCAGGCCTTTGAAATTCCATCCAGTTCGATGGAGAACACGCTGCTGATTGGCGACCACGTCTTCGTCGACCGCGACACCATGGGCCCAAAGACCCGCTGGATGCCGCTGATTCCCTACCATCAGGTTAAGGATCAGGACATTGTCGTCTTCCTCTCGCCGGCCGAGCCCGGCCTCTACGTGGTCAAGCGCATCATCGGCCAGCCGGGTGACCGCATTCACCTCAAGGACGGCGCGGTTTACCGTAACGGCAAGAAATTAGACGAGCCCTATGTCCTCCATAACGGCAGTTACAATCCCTATCGCGACAATTTCCCCGCCATCCCTCCCGGCGACATCAACATCACCCCCGAGTGGCATCTGACCTTGAACAACTACGTCGAAAAAGGCGAGCTCGTGGTCCCTGCCGACAGCTACTTCGCCATGGGAGATAATCGCGACGTCAGCTACGACAGCCGCTTCTGGGGCTTCATCCCGCGCGAAAACATCATCGGCCGGCCGATGTTCATCTATTGGTCGTTCGAAACGCCGCCGGGCCAGTATCTGAAAACCAGCATCGGCGACCGCCTGGCGTTCATGGGTAAAGTCGTCATCCACTTCTTCGGCGAAACCCGCTGGGGCCGCATGCTGCGCCTGGTGCGCTGAATGTCGCGCCATCTCAACCGGCGAACGGTGCTTGCGGTTTTGCTGATCATCATCCTCGGCACCTTCCTTCCTCCGCTGATCAATGTCAGCCGTTTTCGCTCGAGTGTTGCCGACTCGCTCAGCCGCGCCTTGGGACGCACCGTCAGCATCGCCGCCGTTCACCCCCGTTTATTCCCGCGGCCCGGCCTCGATCTCGAGCGCCTGGTGGTGCAGGACGATCCCGCATTCAGCGCCGAGCCATTGCTGCACTCCGACCAGGTCACCGCTTCGCTGCGGATTGCTTCCCTCTGGCGCGGCCGGCTGGAAATTGCCCGCCTGACCCTGTCGTATCCGAGTTTGAACCTGGTGCGCGCTCCGGATGGCCACTGGAACCTGGAGTCGCTGCTGGAACGGGCTCGCCAGATCCCGACCGCTCCCACCCCGGAACGCAACCCCGGGCCGCGTCCGCGCTTTCCCTACGTGGAGGCGCAACACGGTCGCATCAATCTGAAGATCGGCCAGGAAAAAACGGTGTACGCGCTGAGCGATGCCGATTTTGCCCTTTCCCTGCCCTCGGAAAATATCTGGCAGCTTCGCCTTTCCGCTCGTCCGATCCGCACCGACGCCAACCTGGGTGATACCGGCGCCATCCGCATCTCCGGTAGTGTGCAGCGTGGTGCCACCCTGACCGACACACCGCTCGACCTGCACATTGCCCTCGACGGCGCGCAACTCGGCCAACTCACCACTCTGGTCTATGGTCGCGACCGCGGCTGGCGCGGCACCGTGAAGCTCGACGCCGATCTTCGCGGGACTCCGGCGGCGCTGAACATTGCCGGTAACGCCTCCGTCGATGATTTCCGCCGCTACGACATTGCGACCCGCGGCTCGCTTCGCCTGGCAACACGTTGTACCGGGGCCTTCAGCACCAGTACGCAGCAATGGTCGAACATCGCCTGCCAATCGCCGGTTGAAGGCGGAACCGTAATTGTTACCGGCACCGTGGACGGCGTCCTGCCGGTGCGGGACTATGCGCTTTCGGTCCAAGCCAAGGACCTGCCGGCCGCCAGCGTGCTCGCGCTGTCGCGACGAATGAAAAAAGATTTGCCGGAAGACCTGCAGGCCGCCGGCACCCTCAGCGGTGTTTTCGACTTGCAGTCGGACACCTGGGAAGGCGCGGTCACGACGCAAGGCTTGCGCTTCGATTCCAAGCTGATCAAGTCTCCCCTGGCGCTAGGTCACATTAACTTCCATTTGGGCACTACATCCCCTGCGAGCGCCAAAGGAACGGTTCCGCCGCCGGGAGTTACAGCGCTCCGCATGGACGATCTGGCCCTCGACCTCGGCGGCCCGTCCACTGCCAAGGCGCAAGCGTGGTTTGCCCGCGACCAGTACAACATCAGCATCAACGGCGAAGCCCGTATCAATCGCCTGCTTGAACTGGCGCATGCCTTCGCCGTTCCCGTGCCCCATGCCACCCTGACCGGTCTTGCCAACGCTGATCTCCACGTCTCCGGCAGTTGGACCGGCTTTGCCGCGCCGGTGGTAACGGGAAACTTGCACTTGCGCTCCGTGACTGCCGCCATTCCCGGCATCGCTGCCCCGCTGCAGGTCGCGACCGCGGCGCTGCACCTCGCGCCGGATGCCGCGGCCATCTACAACGCTGCCGTTGCCTTCACCGGCACGCACCTGAGTTTTACCGGGTCCCTGCAGATACCTCGTGTCTGCCCCAGCGCTCCCTGCCCGATCGCGTTTCAATTGCGCGCCGACCAACTGTCCACCGACGAGATCAACGCCCTGCTCAACCCGCGCGCCCAGAAACGTCCCTGGTATGCCTTCATCGGCGGCAACCCGGCGCAGCCGGCGCTGCTCTCCAACGTCAGCGCTGTCGGCAAGCTCTCGGCGGCGCGGGTGGACCTGAAATCGCTGACCGCCAGGCGGTTCAGCGGCGACGTCCGCCTGGACTCCGGCATTCTGACCATTCGCAACCTGAATGCCGAGGTGCTCGGCGGAACCACCACCGCTGAACTCCGCGCCGACTTCACCGGGCCGCAGCCTGCCTACGCGCTCAATGGCACTCTGCAGCAGGCTTCCATGGCCTCAATTGCGGCGATCACCCGCGACGCCTGGGCGACCGGCAAGGCCAATGCTACTTACCGCGCCACCGTCTCCGGTTGGGATGCGGCGCAGCTTCGCGCATCCGCCTCCGGCGCCGTCAGCTTCGATTGGCGGGATGGCACTCTCTCCCACCTTGAGCTCAGCGGCTTGCCGGCGCCGCTCAGGCTGCGCCGGTTCCAGGGCGAATTGACGCTGGCAAATGGCAGCCTCGTTTTCAAGCCAAGCAAAATGGAAACGCCCGCCGGCATCTATGTGGTAAGCGGCACTGCTTCTTTTGATCGGCAACTCGGCCTGCGCCTGGTGCGTGGAGAAACCGACGGCTTTGAGATCACGGGCACCGTGGACAAGCCGAGGGTCACCCCGCTGGTCCTGCCGACCACGCAAACCGCCGCCATGAAACCATGAAGACTATCGTCATTGTCCTGGCACTGCTCACCCTGGGGCGCGCTCAACAACCCCCTGCCGCCTCCTCCACGCAGGCGATGTACAACTCCGCGGCCGCCAGCGCGGACGCTAAATTCCGCCACATCGAGGAGAATGCCCGTCGCCATCCTCCCGACCAGACGCCCACCGTCCTCAGTGAGCGCGAAATCAATGCTTACATCGCTTCCGGCCGCGTGCAGCTTCCCGTCGGCGTTCGCACGGTGGCCTTCACTGGACAGAACGGCGTCTTGAATACGACCGCGCGCGTCGATTTCGATGCCATCACCGCGCAGTCGCGCTCTTCCAACCCGCTCTTGTCGCTATTCAGCGGCGTTCACGAGGTGCATGCGGTGGCGCATGCATCCGGCAGTGGCGGCCAGGGCCAGGTGCACATCGATTCCATCGACCTCGACGGCACCACCATCCCGCGAATGGCGTTGGAGTTCTTCATCGATCACTACCTCCGTCCCAAGTACCCCGAAGTCGGGCTCGACAGCACCTTCGCACTCCCCTCACGCATTGATACCGCCCGCATCGGCGACCACCAGCTCATCGTCACGCAGAAGTGATCGCGCGCCTACCGCGTAATACATCACATGACACCGGCCCAACTGCTCGTAACTAGCGCCTTTTTGCCGCTCCATTTACACTCTGAAGATTGCCTATCGTCGCTAAAGCTGAAGGCTGAGAGCTGACGGCTGAGAGCTACCATGCAGCGTTTCGAATACCGCAACCTGAAGCCGCTTCCCGATGCCGAGAAGGCTTTTCTCAATTGGATCGAGCGCCTCCATCGCGACTTCGCCGACCGCGATCCGGAGCGCCGCAGCGTCATCGTGCGCGATACCCTGCACGAGATGTTCACCGGCCGCAGATATGAAGCGCCGGACCCGGGCCAACACTCGCCCGCGCAGCTCGCTCACCTGCACTCCTTCGATCCGCGCAATGCGACCCTCGAGCCGGAATACTACGGCGATGTCGACGCTGGCAAGTACGCCGAACGCAAACCGCTCATCTGGCTTTGGATGATGTTCGACCGCTCGCCGCTGGCGATCAACCATTGGCTCGGCTATCGTTTTCGCTACATGGTGGCCTCGCACGTTCTGAAGCATCTCGGGGAAAACGTCAAAATCTTCCATGGGGTGGAGGTTTCCTTCGGCTACAACCTGACCATCGAGGACAACTGCGTCATCCACAAGTACGTGCTGCTCGATGATCGCGGCGAGATCATCATTCATGCCGGCACTTCCATCTCCGATTACGCCAACGTCTACTCGCACGCGCACGATCTCAACGACGCCATGCTGGTGGACAACGTCCGCACCGAGATTGGCCCCAAGGCGCGCATCACTTATCACGCCACCGTTCTCAGCGGCGTGAAAGTGGGCGAACATGGCCTGGTCGGCTCGATGGCGGTGGCCTCGAAAAACGTCGAGCCCTACCACATCGTGGTTGGAATTCCCGCCAAGACGGTAAAGGTGAAAACCATCGCCCCGCCCGCCGCCTCAGAACAGAAATCCGGATCGTGAACAGTCCAGGGTTCAAAGTTTCAGGGTTTCAGAACTTTTGTGTGCATCCACTCGCTTGCCATCGACCATCGACCGCAGGCCGTCGGCCGCCGTAGACCGCCGACCGCGACGTGTTACCATCTTCTTTTGCACCTGCATGAACCGTAACCACCTAGAAATCCTGTACCAGATCATCGCCTTCGTGTTCGCCATCTGCGTGCACGAATCGGCGCACGCCTGGACGGCCAACCGCTGTGGCGATCCCACCGCGCGCATGCTGGGCAGGATTTCCCTCAACCCGATCAAGCATGTTGACCCCATCGGCACCGTGCTGGTTCCGCTGGTCGGGATGCTTTCGGGTATCGGATTCATTGGTTGGGCCAAGCCCACCCCGGTGGACACACACAACATGCGTCATCCCATCCGCGACGACATTTTCACTTCGCTCGCCGGGCCGGCCAGCAACATTCTCATAGGACTCGTCGCCGTAGTCGTTCTCTTTGTGTTGGCGAAGGTTGCCGGCGACGCCGGCCCCAATTCCATTGCCCAGCCGGTCGCGTTGCTTTGCGGGGCATTCATCAGCGTCAATATTCTGCTGGCGGCCTTCAACCTGATTCCCATCCCGCCGCTGGACGGCAGCCACGTCCTGCGCCACATGCTGCCGGAATCCGGCAAACGCGTGTACGACATGATCGGCTACGTCGGCATCCTGCTGCTGTTTTTTGCCGGGGGCCCGCTGATCCGCGCTTTTGAGTATCCATTCGTCAAATTCTTCGGTTATCTTCTTTCGGGATTCTGATGGCCGATCGCGCTCCCAAGAAACCTCGCGTCCTCAGTGGCATGCGTTCCACCGGCAAGCTCCACCTCGGTAACTTTGTGGGCGCGCTCGACAACTGGGTGAAGCTGCAGGACCGCTACGACTGCTTCTTCTTCGTTGCCGATTGGCACGCGCTCACCACCGACTATGCCGACACCTCCGGCATCAAGCAGAACTCAATGGAGGTGCTGCTCGACTGGCTGGCCGCCGGCCTCGATCCCCAGCGCTGCACCATGTTCATCCAGTCGCATGTCCCGCAGCATGCCGAACTGCACCTGCTGCTCTCCATGATCACGCCGCTGGGCTGGCTGGAACGCGTGCCCACCTACAAGGAGCAACGCGAGAACATCAAGGAGAAAGATCTTGGCACCTACGGTTTTCTCGGCTACCCGGTGCTGCAATCCGCCGACATCATGATCTACAAGGCGGATTACGTTCCGGTCGGGGAAGACCAGGTGCCGCACGTCGAACTCACCCGCGAGATCGCGCGCCGCTTCAACATGTTTTATGGCGGCAAGCGCCACTACGT contains:
- the rnc gene encoding ribonuclease III; this encodes MKARPISTLEEVLDHQFSRPELLQQALTHSSHAREAESRNGGGSPAVPDNEQLEFLGDAVLGFVTSQELFQRFPQFSEGELSKLRAYLVSEKHLARPAKQLQIGRYLRLGRGEEKSGGRSKTTLIVDALEAIVAAMYLDAGLDKARALILNKILDPELERMSKGSGQIVPLTDFKSALQEAAHSMGWTQPAYVLVKECGPEHQKTFTVEARVRAQGEQNRHPEYNARGEGPTKKQAEQGAAKKALEYLRNLETSNPKPVRNRPPDQ
- the lepB gene encoding signal peptidase I; this encodes MAGTVVIAVFVITFVVQAFQIPSESMENTLLIGDYLLVDKVHYAESGIWHKLLPYSDIRRGEIIVFRYPVRPGQHFVKRVIALPGDRVRLVNKQVWVNGQPIAEKYVVFRSPIRDYYRDDFPDLNYLSANVEARWWLQLRNLVHGGELVVPAGQYFVLGDNRDESLDSRYWGFVPRQNIIGRPLVIYWSFRAPEPYSGPREEDGKLSRLAYMITHLMQETRWDRAFRVVR
- the lepB gene encoding signal peptidase I, with amino-acid sequence MAKNPRTSNPRSSVAVEAPPVEEKKGETKAEFIQSMALVLAVGLFIITFCLQAFEIPSSSMENTLLIGDHVFVDRDTMGPKTRWMPLIPYHQVKDQDIVVFLSPAEPGLYVVKRIIGQPGDRIHLKDGAVYRNGKKLDEPYVLHNGSYNPYRDNFPAIPPGDINITPEWHLTLNNYVEKGELVVPADSYFAMGDNRDVSYDSRFWGFIPRENIIGRPMFIYWSFETPPGQYLKTSIGDRLAFMGKVVIHFFGETRWGRMLRLVR
- a CDS encoding AsmA family protein; this translates as MSRHLNRRTVLAVLLIIILGTFLPPLINVSRFRSSVADSLSRALGRTVSIAAVHPRLFPRPGLDLERLVVQDDPAFSAEPLLHSDQVTASLRIASLWRGRLEIARLTLSYPSLNLVRAPDGHWNLESLLERARQIPTAPTPERNPGPRPRFPYVEAQHGRINLKIGQEKTVYALSDADFALSLPSENIWQLRLSARPIRTDANLGDTGAIRISGSVQRGATLTDTPLDLHIALDGAQLGQLTTLVYGRDRGWRGTVKLDADLRGTPAALNIAGNASVDDFRRYDIATRGSLRLATRCTGAFSTSTQQWSNIACQSPVEGGTVIVTGTVDGVLPVRDYALSVQAKDLPAASVLALSRRMKKDLPEDLQAAGTLSGVFDLQSDTWEGAVTTQGLRFDSKLIKSPLALGHINFHLGTTSPASAKGTVPPPGVTALRMDDLALDLGGPSTAKAQAWFARDQYNISINGEARINRLLELAHAFAVPVPHATLTGLANADLHVSGSWTGFAAPVVTGNLHLRSVTAAIPGIAAPLQVATAALHLAPDAAAIYNAAVAFTGTHLSFTGSLQIPRVCPSAPCPIAFQLRADQLSTDEINALLNPRAQKRPWYAFIGGNPAQPALLSNVSAVGKLSAARVDLKSLTARRFSGDVRLDSGILTIRNLNAEVLGGTTTAELRADFTGPQPAYALNGTLQQASMASIAAITRDAWATGKANATYRATVSGWDAAQLRASASGAVSFDWRDGTLSHLELSGLPAPLRLRRFQGELTLANGSLVFKPSKMETPAGIYVVSGTASFDRQLGLRLVRGETDGFEITGTVDKPRVTPLVLPTTQTAAMKP
- a CDS encoding acyltransferase translates to MQRFEYRNLKPLPDAEKAFLNWIERLHRDFADRDPERRSVIVRDTLHEMFTGRRYEAPDPGQHSPAQLAHLHSFDPRNATLEPEYYGDVDAGKYAERKPLIWLWMMFDRSPLAINHWLGYRFRYMVASHVLKHLGENVKIFHGVEVSFGYNLTIEDNCVIHKYVLLDDRGEIIIHAGTSISDYANVYSHAHDLNDAMLVDNVRTEIGPKARITYHATVLSGVKVGEHGLVGSMAVASKNVEPYHIVVGIPAKTVKVKTIAPPAASEQKSGS
- a CDS encoding site-2 protease family protein, giving the protein MNRNHLEILYQIIAFVFAICVHESAHAWTANRCGDPTARMLGRISLNPIKHVDPIGTVLVPLVGMLSGIGFIGWAKPTPVDTHNMRHPIRDDIFTSLAGPASNILIGLVAVVVLFVLAKVAGDAGPNSIAQPVALLCGAFISVNILLAAFNLIPIPPLDGSHVLRHMLPESGKRVYDMIGYVGILLLFFAGGPLIRAFEYPFVKFFGYLLSGF
- the trpS gene encoding tryptophan--tRNA ligase; its protein translation is MADRAPKKPRVLSGMRSTGKLHLGNFVGALDNWVKLQDRYDCFFFVADWHALTTDYADTSGIKQNSMEVLLDWLAAGLDPQRCTMFIQSHVPQHAELHLLLSMITPLGWLERVPTYKEQRENIKEKDLGTYGFLGYPVLQSADIMIYKADYVPVGEDQVPHVELTREIARRFNMFYGGKRHYVFPEPQPLLTPTPKLPGTDGRKMSKSYGNTILLSDPEAEVRAKLKTMVTDPARVRRSDPGNPDVCPVGDLHKIFSDEERLRQVDAGCRSAGIGCIECKTWAADALVSILNPMQERRRKYEDNPKLAWDVIEAGGAKARRICDATMEEVRGSMGLTRNFDFANKVGAK